GAGACCAGCACGTTAGTCTGACTCTGGGGCTGGCCAACCAGCAGGTTTTCACGCAGGGCAAACAGGCTTTCTTCCATAATGTTGCCGTGGAGATCGCGCAGCCCGGCCCAGCCGTCTTCCTGCATGACGCGGAAGGTCGGGAAGCGAGCCTGCAGCGTTTGCCAGCGGTCAGTTTGCGCGAGTCGGGCCAGGCGCATACCGCGTTTAACTTCTTTCACCGACAGGGTGCGCACGGAGTTGGTCAGGCGTACGCTCAGAGAAAACTTAATCATGTCGCGGCTGGTGGCGCAGTATAGCGAGCGTGATGAAGTGGTCGGCAGCCACGGGGCTCCTGCCTCACCTAAATCTTTCACCAAACCTTTGGCGACCAGCAGCTGGCACCAGTCCTGCTCCAGCAGATAGCCTGCCTGCCACGGATGCAGCGGGAACAGCCATTGATTGTCGCTAAGCTCGCTCAGCAACTGCGGCGCATTTTCAGCGGCAAAGCGCGTCAGGCGCTGCTGCAGGTTGAGGTGCAAGCTTTCACCCGCCAGATAGCTTTTATCTACTGCAAACCAGCGCAGCGGGAAATGCGGGGCGAAGTCAGGCAGGTAGCGCTCGGCTTCCTGCTGGTTAAACGGTTCGTGGGATTTCGGCGCCGGGTGGAAGGCGTGTCCCACCAGCAATGCCTGCTCGGCTTCACCAAAATTCAGCGCTTTTTCGCGCAGACCGTTCCAGTCATGGCGGGCTTCAATCGCCTGCTGCGTGTGGGCATGGCTTTCCATTACGCGCTGATAAAACGCCTCACAGCCGGTGGCCGGCAGCATTTGCTGGTGCTGGAGTTTGTCGACAATCAGCTGGGAAAGGGTGGCGAAGTCAATCGGCTGGCTGCCGGTGGCATTGACCAGGCGGGCCGGGAATTCGAAGCGGTGATGCTGGGTGGGGGAGAAATAGGCCACTTTGAAGTAGAGCGCCTGCTGTTCCCCCAGGGGGATAATGAGTTCGGCTGGGTGGCTGTCGGTCAGTCGCCAGTCGCTGGTTTCACGGACAAGGGAATTAAGAAAGCACTGTGCGGCCACATCCCAGGCCAGAGTTTTATTTGGCAAAGTCATCATCAAACAGTTTCCACGCGTTATGATAATGCGTATTCTGCCGATAACGTTTCTCATTATCAATAACAATTGTTAGAATAGATAAAATAAATTTTACAAATACGCACAATAACCCCACGGATTAGCAACATTGTGACATCTCTTGAACTGGCGGATTCACCGCAAAAATCCCTTTCTTGTTGGCCACTTGCGCTGAGCGCCGGGCTGCTTGGCGTCGGGCAAAATGGCCTGCTGGTGGCGATCCCGGTGCTGGTAATGCAGACACATTTGAGCCTGTCCGTCTGGGCGGCGCTGCTTACCCTGGGGTCGATGCTGTTCTTACCGTCCTCGCCATGGTGGGGGAAACAGATCGCGCGCCTGGGCAGTAAGCCCGTGGTGCTCTGGGCGCTGGGGGGATATGGCGCAAGCTTTATGCTGCTGGGGCTGGGTAGCCTGCTGCTGGCCACCGATGCGGTCGCGGGTTACGTCGGGCTTGGCATATTGATTGTGGCGCGGATTATCTACGGCCTGACCGTGTCGGCGATGGTGCCGGCCTGTCAGGTCTGGGCGCTGCAGCGT
This Klebsiella michiganensis DNA region includes the following protein-coding sequences:
- a CDS encoding aerobactin synthase IucA; protein product: MTLPNKTLAWDVAAQCFLNSLVRETSDWRLTDSHPAELIIPLGEQQALYFKVAYFSPTQHHRFEFPARLVNATGSQPIDFATLSQLIVDKLQHQQMLPATGCEAFYQRVMESHAHTQQAIEARHDWNGLREKALNFGEAEQALLVGHAFHPAPKSHEPFNQQEAERYLPDFAPHFPLRWFAVDKSYLAGESLHLNLQQRLTRFAAENAPQLLSELSDNQWLFPLHPWQAGYLLEQDWCQLLVAKGLVKDLGEAGAPWLPTTSSRSLYCATSRDMIKFSLSVRLTNSVRTLSVKEVKRGMRLARLAQTDRWQTLQARFPTFRVMQEDGWAGLRDLHGNIMEESLFALRENLLVGQPQSQTNVLVSLTQSAPDGGDSLLVAAVNRLSTRLGITPKQAAHAWVDAYCQQVLKPLFTAEADYGLVLLAHQQNILVEMQQDLPVGLIYRDCQGSAFMPHAAGWLDMIGEAQAENVFTHEQLLRYFPYYLLVNSTFAVTAALGAAGLDSEVNLMNRVRTALSAVRDEVTHKACLDYVLESPHWNVKGNFFCYLHDHNENTIVDPSVIYFDFVNPLLAQEG